Sequence from the Platichthys flesus chromosome 2, fPlaFle2.1, whole genome shotgun sequence genome:
TACTCAGGCGTCACATGATGTTAGTGGCTCTATTTCTCTCGCTACAGGCTCAGTAATATCACAGTCGAGGGATTTTATTGCATGTTTGTCAGAGCCGATCATAACACCAGCTTTGTTCCTGCCCTTGTGATTTTCACTTCTCTGCTGCCTAAAGTGCAGATAATTATGatgcatttttacttttttctctgctcatgtCCTAACTTGCTCCACaatgatgtgttgttttgtcaacAGGGAGAAAAAGGGAATGGTTTAAAATAGACGAAGCCATGCGAGTGTTGCTGTGTCACAAGCCTGTGCAGGCCACCTACTTCGAGGCGCTCCAGGAGAGCTGCCTCACCAGTAATGGAACCCCTTTGGTGACCACGATAGGTGGGGACCTCTCCCCCACCTACAGCATCAATCAGAGCTCAGTCTCTGGCATCAGATAACTAAAACCATAACTCTGACACCCCCTGGAGCTTTTGAGCTTTCGCCACCACTTGCGCTCTTAtttgtgtctcttcttcttctcttcttctcttcttcttcttcttctcttcctctactcttcttcttttcttcttgtctCAATAACATGGTTTGCCTTGCCAACTCCTTTGTGCCAGAACTGTGGCACAGACTTGATGACAAGTGTTGAGTGAAAAGTCTGAAACACTTTGTAAATGTAATtttggacccccccccctcccacgccacctcctttttgtttttctttttactgacAACTGCATGAAATGTCCTCTTGCTCCCTTCATTCTCTTTCCTTAAAGCGCCCTTAGCGTGGTGTTTATTGAATGCAAGAACTACTTTTTACTGTTGTAATGTAAAAGTGTATACTTAGTGCTTAAGCTGAAGGCTTTTGGTGGTCTTTTTAATGTCTCCTCCATTTTTCTTTGGTTATCTCTCTGTGAATGAATGGGCCCATCAgtgaagacccccccccccccccccgcctcctgctgTAAGGATCAGAAGTGCTGTCTGTGTCTGAATGAACAGAATTGTGGGAAGTGACTTGTCTTGCATGAGCACCGTTGTGTTGCGTCACGCTCAGTCGAGTGACCTGATGCCATCCTCTTTTGGATTATTTGGAGAAGGTCTCTTCATTTTGCTACTTATCGTGGTTGTTGATGTCTCTTTTTATCAGAAGGATACGGCCCCTTAGTAGTCTTTCAATTTCAAGTGCGCCCGCTCTTATTTGGGGAAACGACCCAAGCACTACAGGTTTCGTTCTCCCACGGAGCGCACAGACTgtggagagagtgaaagaatTTCAAAGTATAATGTAAATGAACCACCGTTTTCCTCAGTGTCTTTACCTCCTTTTTAAtcccattttgttttctttcctcttttttgttttgttttgtttaatgctTTTCTTGTGACTGATAACAAGGTCTTCCTAAACATACTTAGAGGGTAGAAGCGGTAGATTTCAACTATCATGGACTTGTAATTTCAAAATGCAGCACATATCACTTAAGTTATTAAACCCATTTCCGCATTTTACTCCTCACATTCAGTGTGGTTAAAagcatttgtttacattgtgtTCTTGGCACAGGTGACTTTAGTGGGCACTTTTTGTTGTCCTTCTGTCCTTAGTATTTAATCTGCATCCCcagaaacactcaaaacacCTGCCTGACGTTGAAAGTAATGGAATCTAAAATGCTGTCTTGGGCAAGATGCAGAACAACAAGCCTTGTACAGTTTGAAACCTAGTTTTTAACATGTAAAATGCTTTtggaaacttttcttttttcttttatttttctcctcctctctaacGTCTGGCAAAAAGTCTCTTTAACTGAGCTGCGTCACTTGGCCTCTGTGGCACGAGGCAGCTGGCTCAATACTGTGAAACTGGAGGCGCTGTAGATAGCATGTAAGAGGTTTTTATTGtaaattgtttatttctgtataGATCAAAGGTGAGAGTACAAATGACTAAACACATCTTACACATCAGTGAGTGCTACGTGTCATCGAGGCTGGGAGAATTGATTGAACCTCTGGCTGTCGGTTCTGGAGCAGTTTGGACTTTTCTCTTGAGATAGCGAAAGAGAACATCCGAGGATTGACGAACTGGGGATGTGGCTGAGATCGTACGTGCGAGAAAAGAGCCTATAATCAAAAACTCTCAAATATACTTCAGACCAAATCCAATTAACAtcaggagatttttttttttttttttgcatttacttTGGCCAAGCTACGaatttttgtgtttataaacCTATTTAGTTTAGCGCCTGCTGTCTTTTTAGGCTAACAGCTGTTCCACTGGTTTTCAGTATATTTCCCTCAGAGTTAATCTTTCAGTAGTTTATTTCCCAAAAGCTCAAAGATCGTTCTGTTATATTCTGTCTATATTTAAATCTGCGAAAACAATTTTTGGGGGGCACTTTGGGACATTGAAACAAACTTTTGTGTCCATCTGTTAAATGGAATGGTAATCTACTGTTCTTTAAGCTGCCCAATTCTCCACTGTTAATCAGTGTCTGCCGTATAACTCCAGGCAGGTAACGTACAGTCGAGTTGTAGCCTTTTCATTGAAAACAAGCAAACGCTATGAGAATTGAAGTGACCCAAAACTGTCAATAGCATGTCTACAAATCATGGGAATTGCAGTTTACCTTTTGAATATGACATAGAAAACCCCCTGTCATGGTTCAGGAACTGCTTTTTGTGGGGAAATAACATGGAGAACTGAAAGCTAGTGGACTAAAAGCTAAACTAGATAAGAGACTGATAAGAAATGGCGTGGGCCGCGGTGACTTCACCTCCTCAGCGAGTTAGGCTTCACGCAAACTCCTCAGACCAGTTTGTGATAATCCAGGAAAGAAACAGCTTTCTCCCCCTAAATGACAGTGAAGGTGAGAGAGGTCTAAAGTCTCCTTCACAACAATGATAGACTTTGAGCTGGTTTTACTGCTGTGTATCAGAAAGGTGCGGTGGCCAAAGTCCTGCTTTACGATGCCCGACCTGGCACTTCCTTTGAGATTTTTTGTGTTGATTAGCGCTTTTAGTCTTCATCTCAATGTGCTATTAGACTTTTAAGGGGACAAACCAGCTTGTGGCATGAAAAACCAAACTTAACCCTCGGTAATTGGCTTGATGGTTGAATTCACTCTCTGTGGTTTGATGTGGGCGATAGATACTTGGCAAAATGAATGTGAGGAGGATTTCCACAAGTAACAGCCAGTGACGTGATTATTAATGACCACTTGTTCTTTatccatattttattttgttctgctTTTTCTTTAATCCGTTGTGTTGTTGACAAGCTAATGTCTTGTATATAGCTAACACAGCCTCCTTACAGCCGGAGGACGCACTCTGGCTTACGGTTAATAAggattaattgattaataattgattttattaattttttttttttttaaacaactccCCTTCAACTCAAAACTCATGCTCCATCACAAATGGAGTAATTCAGGCTGAAGGTCAGGAGGGCACTTGTGAAATTAATGTCTCCATATAGTTAACGTTAACATGGAGCAAACAATTCTACCCTTTTCTATGATATTGAAGCTTGTGAGCTTTATTAGGTGAAGACCGATGGGATCCACTGATGAAGAATATGTATCGTCATCTCCATTAACTGGCCCCATCTTGTGGccaaagcaaaaaaataaatatgaaaaagcaCATCACTAAACAGCTGTGGATTGTAAAAATCAGCTAAATTACGAAAATATAAATTTATTTAAACCAAAACATTTCCCCCAAGATACTTTGCAAATGAATTAGAAAACGAACACGTGCACTTGTAGCTGTCAACCTCAGCCTCGAAGTTACTCGTCAttgttttctctgaagtgtgtcACTGGAATattcttttcctctcttgtcATTTGGGACTGTGGAATTAAACCAGTGCGAGAAGACTGAAGATTGTAATATAAATGTGCCAACAAATAAACACCAGTATTTCACATTCAGGGGCGTGTCTGTGAGAATTTGTATTGCTTGACATACAAATGCATATGCTCTACTGTAGGGAGGATGATTTTGAGATTACATGCTGACCTATGGGGCTGTAACTATTGATAATCTGAAGTTTTCCTTAATTGTAGATACAAAAGTGGCAATTTACATAACCCAGAGtagatttattcaaatgtatgcctaaacagtcaaacaaaacattcatgttttgttttaatatgattCAACTGATCAGTTGTAGCAGATCATTTCCTGTTTaatcactgcagctctgatctACTTTAGATTACAATGAACTTTGAAGCAGGAATAAACATGTAATGATCTAATGtgcatgtgtcataaattcagCTGCAAATAAATAGATgcttttgatatattttctatttcaaTGAAGTTAGTCACCAAATCTACTTTGAATAGGTTTGATATGAGCAAACTAGGCGGATGCAATAAGGTTAAGAGCAAAGTGAGGGAGCTGGTAAGGGGACAGTCAATGCACCCACAGTACTGTTGATTAGAATGGTACATCAAGAGACTTCAGGACTGTCAGGTTGATCCACTGCCTGAAGCAAGATACATAAAAACCAACAGGCTGTTTGACAATGAACAGCACAAGAATAGTTGTAAATCGTAATTTATAGTAACTTTATTGTAATTAACAGTTAAATCCTGCGCTTTCACCAGTCAAATTAACTTGATAATGGCTATGGAATTTTGATTACACCACAGGCAGCAAGTTTCTAATGATTTACTAAGTCCTGAATACTGTACAGAATACATATGATCATGAAAGTGATAAATCAGTAGGGACGATATTACCTAAATATGTATCAGCATTTCTTCCTGCAGGGTAACAATGCCCCCTGGACACAGTGTTAGGCATTAACCAATTAAATGTTCAAATTTAACTTGCTTGCTACTCTACCAGCACAGTCTTTGGTGATATGGTGTAGAGTAGAATTCAGATGTCAACCTAATTAGGAGTCTTTTGATATAGACCTTTTTAAAGCAGAGAccaacattttataattaaaagCAATTCAAATTCCAACACCTTCTTAGGTCCATGGTGGTTTGAAACTAAACTTAATGATTCTTTTGGTAAAACTTAATCATGTGTATAGTTGAGTTCAAACCTGGTCACTGTCATCCCCCTTATACCTACACTCACTTTTATTTCTGATATCTGCTGCTTAGCATCAAAACAAGATCAAAGTAGAACAATGCAACATTAACCACGATCACCAATAATCAAATACAGACGCACAGGTTGTattttgatttttctttattgtacAAAGAAACAGTGAAATTTACTGAGGCTGCTGTCCTCTGCCACGTCCAAAGCCACCCCTCTGCAACAGAGAGCTTCTGTCAGTTCATCACTCAAACCAGGTTTATTAGAAAAATCAAGTTTGATAACTGCACTAAAAAAAATGTAGCTTTCCTGATGTTCCTtaatttaaacagtttaaaactacaaatataaaagaatatatttgatttttaaGTTCTGTAGATATCAAGTCTTATTTCCCCCGACAGAACAAAGTCCATAATTTACATGTAGGCAAAAACACTTTGCAAAAATTCCCCCATAAACAAGATCAAGAAAAGTACTTACGAACTGGAACTCTGTTGCAGCTCCTGCACCGGCCTCTGCTTTCTTGTCAGAACCAGCTGATGGAAGAAACATGAACAAGTCAGACAATGACATTCAGCAattcacacatacagcacaGAGTTTAAACGTGTTGTATTAAAACCAGCCCTGCAACTGAAGGATTCCTCATTCATCTATTGGTTTataaaagtcaaaatatctgACAGACTAAACTAAAGTCATTTTGAGAATTCAGTTCAACTTGTACAATCCAAGCACATAAGATGAAGAGGATAATTATTATGGGATAGAATACGTACGAGGTGCGGCGGATCGCCTGTATGTGTCTCTGTCAGCCTCCCCACGGTTAAGGCGGGCtggcctctctccctccattcctgaaacaagaaaagaaaaacacattcaatttaCACTTTGATCAGAAATTGGTGTGAGAATTAATCTTCTCTATGGATGTTTGTTAAACCcctatgatttttttttaatcactgaAATAAAGATGAAGCATCTGCATTAGTAACCAGAACTTAAGGAGAGATCATTGACCAAACCACTAACTGCAGCGTgaacaatctgcttcctgttcacacCAGCAAGCACATGACCAGTGTGACATGTGATTGCAGCATGTTAGTACGCACAGACATTATTACTGTCAGTTAAAATCTTTTCTCACAGattcatcatttgttttaaaatgtttcaaattaaaactataAGCGTGAATGCATCCAGAGATTTAACTGGTGGATGAACCATCTACATGAAACAACTGGACAGAATCAGAGTTGGTGAAGTCAACACTAAGCCACGGCTGCAGTTCTTTCTCTATGTGTGGTTAAGCTCTTTGGTATGTTCCCACTCAGCAGGGTTACATCAGCACCTATTGGcctgttgtgtagctgtgtcaGATTCCACAATTACCATCAGGGTACAATGATTTTAATGTGTTCTGAACAGAGCAGCATTAATGCAACAGTATGTGTGAAGTCGTCACTGCCTGTATTCTGTAGATTGAGATATTGGCTtttcagaaacaacacaactgacCAGAGCCACACAACGTATACACAGGGGCACTTACCCTTGGGCCTGGGCCTTGCGGCCTCAGGGCGGGTCTGGCGGCGCAGAGTGGCGGGCACGATCTCTGGGGGCAGGTGAAGGAAGTCTCTCAGGTACTGGATGCCCTCATTGGTGAGGTACCAGTAGAAGTGACGCCAGGCAAACTGCTCCTTGACGTACCCACAGGACTTCAAGGACTgagggaaaacacacatcacagtaTTAAAACACTGGGCAGATGCTAACACTCCAAATCACAAAGTCTGTTGATACAAAGGATCTTCTAAGTCCTGAGTATTCTCCCTGACgtgtaaataaaatgaatctTCACCTTCATGCATTTGTGTCCTTTACTACATCAAGGTGGTCCCACatgccctgcccccccccccccccccccccagcagcgcCACTGCACTGAAGTGACTCTGCTCATCTGCTGTTTTCAAATTGCTGACACTTAGAACTGATCATgtttaaaaacctgctgaattcatattaaTGTTCGTGGAAAACCGGACgttgcttcttctgcaacaatgaagttaaaacattGTGTTGTGTCATAATCTGCAGGAGGAACTTCTCTTGTCcccatgagtgtgtttgtgtgtctgcttgtctcCTTAACTcacaaactgataatcacatgcATTAAGTTATCTATGATGACGGATCGTTTTGGTCACTTTTTGTAACTCTGACTTCCTGAATGTGTGCGTCACGTTACttgttgtgtagcaggtttaaAAACACGTGTCCTATAAACTCTTAAGTGATTCAAACTAAAAGTATCTGTGTCCTAATAACATGTGATCAGAGATGATGTTTATGGTTAAAGTGTTAAGCTGGCAAAGCTCAGAAGGGGgttgaggaggaagcagaccctgacagagacacaggacGACCGGaactttaatgtgtgtgtctgtcctgatCCTGGTTGTTATAACTATTCAATTAAGGAACATTACTTAAAACAACATGATTAGAGTGATGATCTGTCACTTCATCATCGTCCACGTCTGCATCCTGGTGCATCCAAGAATGGAGACATTTCCACACCTCTAGTTTTGACATGGCTACAATCCATTTCCCATCTTATTTTCTGCTAATACTCCACGTGAATGAAAAGTGAATTGATATTACAAATAGTTTACCCGCCAAAGAACACCCCACATTAAAATGTACCTTAACATAAGCATGTTTTCCTGTCACAGCTAAACTCAGCAACGTTCTGTCAAATGCACCAGAGTTGACCCTTCATCCTCCTCGCTCCCTCACCTGCATCGCTTTCATCACATGAAGGTTGGGCACGTTCTTGTCCGTGAGCTCGGGGTGGTTGGGCAGGTGGACGTCTTTCTTGGCCACCATGACGCCCTCCTTGAAGAGCAGCTCATAGATAGCAATGCGATTCTTCTTGGGCATCAGCATctgagaagagaggaaacgGGTTCAGCGTCACAGAGTCCACACGCAGCATGCTAACGGGCTAGCGCACCTAGCTTGATCGAGCTAGCGAGTGAGGGAGACGGTGCAGAGACGCTACAGGTTAATGCTTGATTAGATAGAACATGTATGTGAACCTTAATAGAGTAACGTCCCTGAAAGACACTTTAATAAACGGTAACGCTGCTGGAGGAGGCCTGTGTTTCAAACGAAAAAAAATGGTGGCCAGTTCGTGAAGCATCACTCAGGATGACTGCT
This genomic interval carries:
- the rps10 gene encoding 40S ribosomal protein S10, producing MLMPKKNRIAIYELLFKEGVMVAKKDVHLPNHPELTDKNVPNLHVMKAMQSLKSCGYVKEQFAWRHFYWYLTNEGIQYLRDFLHLPPEIVPATLRRQTRPEAARPRPKGMEGERPARLNRGEADRDTYRRSAAPPGSDKKAEAGAGAATEFQFRGGFGRGRGQQPQ